Part of the Rhipicephalus sanguineus isolate Rsan-2018 chromosome 5, BIME_Rsan_1.4, whole genome shotgun sequence genome is shown below.
TACCTCTactgaattcataataaataatATCTGTCATTTTACGTGCCCAAACTACGATACGATaatgatgcacgccgtagtggaggactcggaaattttgacaacctggtcttctttaacgtgcactgacatcgcaactGTAACTGTACAGGAGCCTTTggactttcgcctccatcgaaaagcgacggccgcggccggggtcgaacccgcgaccttcgggtcagccgccgaGTGCCGTAACCGCCGCGGCGGACTATACTGGATTCCGTCGGGGCGCACAACCTAAAGTGTGATCTCCCCCGTGCACGCAAAGCAGTCGCGAAGGGTAGCCCATTAAGCACAGTACGCAAGAACACGAGGAGAGGGTGGTGAACGGCTAGGTCAGACTCATCTGTCTGGCACTGAaaaacatagaggaggcgctgctagAATATACTTTCACCGACGCTTCCACAGTCTTTGCTTCTTACGCGAGTGATGCGCCGGCGTTTGTATCCGCATGCCCGTCTCGCGCATGTCGAAGCGGCCGTCGTCTGACATCTTGAGGAGCtctctatagaccttttcacaggcggctccctgggcgccgccataatcctctctgggctgtgcTAAACAGGCGTGACCCCTCAAAAATGCACTTCcaaggctgtgacgtcagcctttgtacttgCGTGCAAGAGCTCAGtatggcggcgtttttttttctctcctgtgaaaagttCTATACAGTTACTCGTTCCTTGTCTATGCCCGCTGTTTGAATCTTAATTTGTTTTCGGCTACCTACCTCGACTGCTGCATTGAAAGTGCAGGCGCAATGTCACCAAATAGCTCAAGTTGCGCAATCAGCAGCGCGTAGATACCTTTATGATCGCTGCTGCCTCCTCTGTGGTGCTGTTCTCCGTTTTTCTCAGTTTGAACACTAACTTTCACCTTTTTTTGCGCACTTAGAACCCATGGCGTGGGCGACGCAAAAGCTCTATCAGAGAGCACGCAGTGAAATTACGCGTGGTTTAAAGAAATTGCGACTTCTCATGTATTCGCAAAGTAAACCATCTTGTGCCGCAGTGATGGGAGGATCAAAATACCATCACACAGACCTGGATTTACAAATCCTTTAGATACCCATTAAAAAAGCTGTGCTTCTGAACATTGATCCCCAATATGCTATCATACTTATATTGCATGTACAATTGCATTGCATGTCGCAGCTTCCTTTGACAAAAGATAAATGAGGCTTTTAATCAAGCGCAAGCCTGCTGATGATTTCAACACGAAGCGACATTACCGACCCGACGCGACAGATGAAGTTCCAGCGCTTGTGGTATATTAGAATCtgtccacggccgctacataaaaaagaagTTTTTTATGCAGTGGCCGTGATCTGTCTTACCGTCAGACACACGCGCGATGCCGCTGAAATAAATTTACTATTTCCGCTCTTCAGGCAACAAATGTTCGCTCCATACGTGCAGCTCTTGGCTTGTATAAACATAGGTGACCATGTTGTTCATATGGTACTGCGCAAAAGTAATATTGCGCGATTTGTAACGGTAACAAGTATAGCGCCTGCATTTTCGCTGTTGAAACCCTTAGACCCCACAAAATCGCGAAAACATGAAAAGAGACAACTTGTAGCGTACATTTCATTAGTTACTCCCGCCAAATGGTTACGTTATAGGCTACTCTGCTTAGAGTCTAGTGGCAACGTCTATTGTGGTCacagtgttggctatccacttcTATAACAATATAATTTACATTGCATTTCTACACTAGACAATTAAAAATTACATATCTGAAGACTTCCTTCACCCCTTGTCGAATATTCTAACAACAACCAATTATGATACGCGCACCATCGCACCGTTGCAGTGAACTTCATTTCGATACAATGATGTCTGCTGGAACGCGAGCGCCGACGTCACGTCGCACCGCGAGTTCCCGCCAGTCTAGTCCACGTTTCTGTTATTACCGCGATATACGCACAACCACCAAGTGTAAACAATGACGTCGATTCAGCTCGCAAAGTTTGGCTTAGAGAGAAAAAGGTAACGCTGAATAGGCTGATGCTCATGGTCGTATCGCCGTGAAACTTTGCACCCTCCGTTTCATGTATGCCAATAAAATCCGGCACGAGGCTTCCCCATGGGTTTAGCGATACGAGACGTGACGCGACTTCACTGCAATGATTGCGGCCACGCGCGATGGCTTCGACAATGTTTCAGTTTGTTGTAGAAAAGTGTCgctatttttttttggggggggggggggttgaggggcgTATCTCGAAAGTCATAATAATACCttaggttttacgtcccaaaaccacgatatgattatgaggaacgcggtaGTGAAGAGCTGctaaaattttgaccatccgccgccgttcaacgtgcactgacatcgcacagtacacgttcatctaacatttcgcctccattgaaatgcgacggccgctgccgggattgagtccacgaccttcgggtcagcagccgagcaccgtaaccgcgacaccaccgcggcggacaatacCTCGAAAGTCACACGCCGCCTTGAAGTTGAGTGCAGGTGAAAACAAGGTGCGTTCCGTTCCTCCACGAACGCAGAGCACGTCATTCGCTGCCGCCGCAGCCGAGTTGTACAGTTTCCCTTAGAGAGCGCACGCCAGtctaatacagttgaacccctcgaCAACGAAAGCCTTCAAGGACGAAATtctcgcggcaacgaagaaatctggcgcCCCGGTGAACGTCGATGGAGTTCAAGGCATTTGCCCGCTCTCGACAGCGAAGACATTTTAGGAAGCGCTCCCGCAATAGCGAAAGTTTCAGGTAGTGGCCCACAACATTTTTTAAACACATGAGCTAGGAACGCATaagttcgaaaattgcagcaccgctcattcgaCGAGACGTTTTCACCAACAAGCCCCGGTGCTTCAATTCCTGTTTAGATTTGGTCGTACGCGGGTTTTGCGCCGTTTTGCGCGGCTTCAACCACTCTGGCTTTGCTACTTGTGTGAATGCCTCGGCAGCTTTTCCGGAGACGGAAGCGGGTGTTACTTCTGCAAGCGCCGATGAGCTACAGCCTATAGCTGAAGCATGGGACGTGCTTCGCCGTGTCGATGAAGTGATACCAGGCTCTGTTGAACTGCATGACCTTCTGTGTGCCGACGCTGACCGGATCGTGTACCGAGCAGTTCGGCGACGGAGCTATCATCGAAAGTGTGCGCAAAGAATGTGAGAGTGAGAACGAGAGAGACGATAGCAACAAAACGCAGGAAAGGTTCGCTCGAAGTTCGACATCATACGCACTTTCCTCAGCACCCACCACGACGACGAAGCTAGACAAAGCTTACTAAGCTGCGAGGCTCGAGCtgtcagccccttcaaagaaacTTGAAACAGAGCAAGGTCAGCGACTTCTTTAAATaaaatttagtgttgcgaagtaATTGGTGGGTATATTTCTCTATTTTCGCGACAACTAAATTttcacgccccgccacggtggtctagcggttatggcgctcgactgctgacccgaaggtcgcgggatccaatcccggccgcgccggctgcactttcgatggaggcgataatgtttgaggcccgtgtacataaatttagttgcacgttaaagaacccaaggtggtcgaaatttccggagctcctccactacggcgtctctcataatcatatcgtggttttcggacgtaaaacctcaTGTAATATTACTTATATCTTTTCGTTTACGAGCCTCCGAGTATCCTATGTTCGTACTGCCGTCCCCGCTAATTGGCAATATATATGTCATGTCATATATAGGCTTGCCATGGAATCGATTCCCCTGAGTAAGTGGTATTTGCGAAATCTTTTGCGGAACCCTGCAAACCCACTTGGGTGGATTACAAGCTCACACAATTTACCGTTAAAACCTGTCCGCTGTTTTAGATGAAAGCGATAATAGAATAAACAATTTCTGAACACCTAATTTCTTGCTCGATTTAAAAGCTTTGACACGAACTTCAATGCATTTCGCAAACATTTGTGAGCGCACTTCGCACATTGTATTCTATTAGACGCCTCGAACTTCCACAGTGAACTGAAGTTCGTTACAAAACATGGAATACATCACCTGACGTGGTTCCTTAGAAAGCACTACCTCCCCATGTAGGCTTCGCCATATGTCATCGGGGTGAGGGCGGTCAGCATCCGAAACGTTGTGGTCTTTCCGGCACCGTTGACACCGAGCAGGCCGAAACATTCAGCCGGTCGCAGGGCAAGAGAGAGTTCTTTAACAACCTGTAGCTCGCCATAGCTTTTGTGCAGCCTTCGTGCTACCAGGGTATTCTTCGCAAGGTTTCCATCTGAGCGATTGCACATCTGCTCCACGGCCTCCCACTCCGCGACCACGTCTTCGTCCTTCGGTATCGCTGGTTTTCCATCTGGGAAAGCATTTCTCCGCGAACGACTTTCCGAGATGCGGTAGAGGAGGTACAGAAAGATGAGGATGCCGTAAATAAGCATAAAGCACAGGTCGTAAAATACTCCCCCTCCTCCTGAAGCGGATAGAATGTCAGAGGCGTTCAATGGTTTACTTGTCTGATGGTCGAGCGCTGCAATCACGGGAGAAAAGAAGAGGTCAGCCAATATCGTGTATCTTTAAATTGCATTGGAGTTCTATACGCGGCAAGCTGGCGTCACTGTGCGAGATTCGAGAAATCAAATTATTGTGTAGCTCATTTAGAGAACCTCACACAGCGGCCCTGATTTCAACGAAGATAAAAAAGGTCAGCATTTCATAAAGTGGAACGCATTGAAAGACAAGCTTTATAGGCAAACAATCATGGCGTCTTTCAGCTAATCTTGAACTTTGATACGAATTTCATTAGCAGAAATTAGGCGCGAAACATGCATTTAAATGAAGGCCATTATGCAAAATGACCACCATCAGTTTTCCTTTTTCTCAGCAATCGCTAAATGTTGAATGAAGTAAAGTGTGTGGTCCTCTTACACATCTTTTACGAGAGAGCTCCGCCAGTCCTTCAAACTGCCTAGGATTAAgaacatataccgggtgtcccagctatctttagcgaAAGGTTTAAAAATACATTAGAGGCAGGCAAATGAAATCAGTTGCACACTGCCGACAGGCAACTTGCGCACCACAGAGAGTTTTTTCTGTTTGTAAATCattatttgttaattaggattagttaGCTAATATGCTAAATATTGACCTTGCACAAGAAATCGGATCTTGAAGTTCGAGAGCGCCTTCTGAAACTCCCATTGCATTATCTGCGATAAAGAAAGCCCCTCGTGTACCGTTTATTCAAAGCTACAAGAAAAGCCGGCGAACTGAATAAataaaaagattacaccatctcccactaaaggaaaccatgtggggatgcgaagcagcgcatgggtcgacttaaagatCCGTTCATCACGTGTGCtagcccgatgttaacgcgcctatggaagtggagcacaccatgaattctctgtagttgctgttgtggttactcgtcccaaactcttgttggaccatgccacgcgggttcatcgcgcgttcgcagaatctcgttcgccgccgccatcacgtgattgctgagagcgtgtaagggggagaggccacagcgtcttacccagccccttacacaggcccaaacgcgctagcgcgtgccagcacacatgacaCGTTGCCATGCCCATGCCGCAGACATGGCGCTGCACGCGCCATGCCAGCACACATCGCGCGTGCCACCACACATGGCACACATGACACATGGCGCACATGGCGCGTTGTCTGCGTTACGCTAAGGTAGaacaacatatggcagcccaggcccctaaagtgctctgcacgtatcatcatgaaggcggtcGAAGATCAAGAGGAAGCAGACTtgtctttggcgcgagcgcgcgctccatatgttacagatggctatgctaggtggtagaaagcggatggtCACCAATGGAACTACGTACACAgcaccgagcaaaagctgcttcgcatctaaagaaataAAAGTCACAgctttgccgcaagggcgaagcaatgaatgcgatagcaagaaactaatactatacgaagtgatgctcgccaatggatactctcagtttgaacagcgctcctgttgcaaaggcggccaaagcagcgaaggaaactagagtgcttcaaatgtcgagcagtgacacttgatagttcgcgctcatcttctgtttgttcgtttagctgCGTCCTCTTGAGCtcgggtgactttcgtacgctccgtaacatgagcgcggacatcacggtgaaagcgttaaacatccctcttcccctcagcacgagaaaaccgcgcgaccagacagcggaagggcaaccttctccctgcgcaaatacaagaagaagcgagcgagctcgccgacgacttttaaatccacccgtcgcgcttctagcgccatctcgctggtaatgaagaaacgcttataagcgcctagcgtctctgagtccgtccagcggtaaagggtgtgt
Proteins encoded:
- the LOC119395111 gene encoding phospholipid-transporting ATPase ABCA3; this translates as MTVVVNLTEPGAPPFSGDGGVGTPARVIGYDIRQPTRSHKDLWMGSAGGGGVFYDLCFMLIYGILIFLYLLYRISESRSRRNAFPDGKPAIPKDEDVVAEWEAVEQMCNRSDGNLAKNTLVARRLHKSYGELQVVKELSLALRPAECFGLLGVNGAGKTTTFRMLTALTPMTYGEAYMGSCQLAMAPSWQSRIGYCPQRDALLGKLNAYENLYLFGRLRGVPEESLPDVVAQLIDVTDLKEHAAKRCDYYRYGSA